In Achromobacter xylosoxidans A8, a single window of DNA contains:
- the pyk gene encoding pyruvate kinase: MPVLRRTKIVATLGPSTSTPERIEALIRAGLDVARLNFSHGSPDDHRERARMVREIAAKQGRFVAIMGDLQGPKIRIARFTDKLVQLQVGQPFTLSRVHPKEAGTASIVGIDYPELVQDCRVGDELLLDDGRVVLVVDSVEGDEVHTTVTVGGPLSNNKGINRRGGGLSAPSLTDKDRVDIKLAAEMNLEYVAVSFPRYGSDIDEARTLLAAAGSQAWIIAKIERAEAVADDEALDALIRASDGVMVARGDLGVEVGDAELVGIQKRIIQHARTLNKVVITATQMMESMISSPMPTRAEVSDVANAVLDYTDAVMLSAESASGQYPVETVQAMARVCLGAEKHPTSTKSHHRLGETFTRCDETIALAAMYAANHFPGVKAIIALTESGHTPLIMSRIRSGVPIYCYSPHSATQNRVAMFRGVYTVPFSPSDYEPADLSNAAIDELRKRNLVQTGDWVILTKGDFYRDSGGTNGMKILLVD; encoded by the coding sequence ATGCCCGTATTGCGCCGCACCAAAATTGTCGCCACCCTGGGACCCTCGACTTCGACGCCCGAACGCATTGAAGCGCTGATCCGCGCGGGCCTGGACGTGGCCCGCCTGAACTTTTCGCACGGCAGCCCGGACGACCACCGCGAGCGCGCTCGCATGGTGCGCGAGATCGCCGCCAAGCAGGGCCGCTTCGTCGCCATCATGGGCGACCTGCAGGGGCCCAAGATCCGTATCGCGCGCTTCACGGACAAGCTGGTCCAACTGCAGGTCGGACAGCCGTTCACGCTGTCGCGCGTGCATCCCAAAGAGGCCGGCACGGCCAGCATCGTCGGCATCGATTACCCCGAACTGGTGCAGGATTGCCGTGTCGGCGACGAGCTGCTGCTGGATGACGGCCGCGTGGTGCTGGTGGTGGACAGCGTCGAAGGCGACGAGGTCCACACCACCGTGACAGTGGGCGGCCCGTTGTCGAACAACAAGGGCATCAACCGCCGCGGCGGCGGCCTCTCCGCGCCCAGCCTGACCGACAAGGACCGCGTCGACATCAAACTGGCCGCGGAAATGAATCTGGAATACGTGGCCGTGTCGTTCCCGCGTTACGGCAGCGACATCGACGAGGCCCGCACGCTGCTGGCGGCAGCCGGCAGCCAGGCCTGGATCATCGCCAAGATCGAGCGCGCGGAAGCCGTGGCCGACGATGAAGCGCTGGATGCCCTGATCCGCGCCAGCGACGGTGTGATGGTGGCGCGCGGCGACCTGGGCGTGGAAGTGGGCGATGCCGAACTGGTGGGCATCCAGAAGCGCATCATCCAGCACGCGCGCACCCTGAACAAGGTCGTCATTACCGCGACGCAGATGATGGAGTCCATGATCTCCAGCCCCATGCCCACGCGTGCCGAAGTGTCCGACGTGGCCAACGCGGTGCTCGACTACACCGACGCGGTCATGCTGTCGGCGGAGAGCGCATCGGGCCAGTATCCGGTGGAAACCGTGCAGGCCATGGCTCGCGTCTGCCTGGGCGCGGAAAAGCACCCTACCTCGACCAAGTCGCATCATCGCCTGGGCGAGACCTTCACGCGTTGCGACGAGACTATCGCGCTGGCGGCCATGTACGCGGCCAATCATTTTCCAGGCGTCAAGGCCATCATCGCGCTGACGGAAAGCGGCCATACGCCGCTGATCATGTCGCGCATCCGTTCGGGCGTGCCGATCTATTGCTACAGCCCGCATAGCGCCACGCAGAACCGGGTGGCGATGTTCCGCGGGGTCTACACCGTGCCGTTCTCGCCGTCGGACTACGAGCCCGCCGACCTGAGCAACGCCGCCATCGACGAACTGCGCAAGCGCAATCTGGTGCAGACCGGCGATTGGGTGATCCTGACCAAGGGCGACTTCTACCGCGACAGCGGCGGCACCAATGGGATGAAGATCCTGCTGGTGGATTGA
- a CDS encoding nucleoside recognition domain-containing protein, with translation MLNKLWLGFFLTAAAAALYRWLIIGDPEVFRLMVASLFDMARVSVEVMVLLFGTLTLWLGFLRIAEGAGLVERLARVLGPLFARLMPEVPRNHPAIGLITLNFAANGLGLDNAATPIGLRAMRELQSLNPTPETASNAQILFLVLNASSLTLLPVTLFMFRAQQGAADPTLVFLPILLATSASTLAGFLAVAACQRLRLIDPVVMLWLGGAALLMGGFMALLASMSAAAIASLSSLLGNLTLFGILLAFLIAGAWKKVPVYEAFIEGAKEGFDIAKSLLPYLVAMLCAVGVLRASGALDFLLDGIRWLAVQAGWDTRFVDALPTALVKPFSGSAARAMMLETMAHFGVDSFPALLAAVVQGSTETTFYVLAVYFGSVGILRARHAVGCALIADLAGVLAAIGVCYWFFG, from the coding sequence ATGCTGAACAAACTTTGGCTGGGCTTTTTCCTTACCGCGGCCGCGGCGGCGCTGTACCGCTGGCTGATCATCGGCGACCCCGAGGTTTTCCGCCTGATGGTGGCCAGCCTGTTCGACATGGCCCGCGTGTCGGTGGAAGTGATGGTGCTGCTGTTCGGCACGCTGACGCTGTGGCTGGGCTTTCTGCGCATCGCCGAGGGTGCCGGGCTGGTGGAAAGGCTGGCGCGCGTGCTGGGGCCGCTGTTCGCGCGCCTGATGCCCGAGGTGCCGCGCAACCATCCCGCCATCGGCCTGATCACGCTGAACTTCGCCGCCAACGGGCTGGGGCTGGACAATGCCGCCACGCCCATCGGGCTGCGCGCCATGCGCGAACTGCAGTCGTTGAATCCCACGCCCGAAACCGCCAGCAACGCGCAGATCCTGTTCCTGGTGCTGAATGCCTCGTCGCTGACCCTGCTGCCCGTGACGCTGTTCATGTTCCGCGCGCAGCAGGGCGCGGCGGACCCGACGCTGGTGTTCCTGCCCATCCTGCTGGCCACCAGCGCATCGACCCTGGCGGGCTTTCTGGCCGTGGCGGCCTGCCAGCGGCTGCGCCTGATCGATCCCGTCGTCATGCTGTGGCTGGGCGGTGCGGCGCTGCTCATGGGCGGCTTCATGGCGCTGCTGGCCAGCATGTCGGCCGCCGCCATCGCCTCGCTGTCGTCGCTGCTGGGCAATCTGACGCTGTTCGGCATCCTGCTGGCCTTCCTGATCGCGGGCGCCTGGAAGAAGGTGCCGGTCTACGAGGCCTTCATCGAAGGCGCCAAGGAAGGTTTCGACATCGCCAAGAGCCTGCTGCCTTATCTGGTCGCGATGCTGTGCGCGGTGGGCGTGCTGCGCGCCTCGGGCGCGCTGGATTTCCTGCTCGACGGCATCCGCTGGCTGGCGGTGCAGGCAGGCTGGGACACGCGCTTCGTGGACGCCCTGCCCACCGCCCTGGTCAAGCCCTTCTCGGGCAGCGCGGCGCGCGCGATGATGCTGGAAACCATGGCGCATTTCGGCGTGGACAGTTTTCCGGCGTTGCTGGCCGCAGTGGTCCAGGGCAGCACCGAAACCACCTTCTACGTGCTGGCGGTGTACTTCGGATCGGTGGGCATCCTGCGGGCCCGCCATGCGGTGGGCTGCGCCCTGATCGCCGACCTGGCCGGCGTGCTGGCGGCCATCGGCGTGTGCTACTGGTTCTTCGGCTGA
- a CDS encoding acyl-CoA dehydrogenase, whose translation MDFNAWRRRRISEPAYRWARNALPAMSATEREAIEAGDTWWDADLFTGNPNWRKLLDVPAATLTADEQRFIEGPLARLCAMLDEWDITWNRRDLPPEVWDFLKAERFFGMIIPRRYGGLGFSPYAHSEVVRRISAYSITAGVTVMVPNSLGPGELLMQFGTPAQRDYWLPRLADGREVPCFGLTSPEAGSDAASMVDTGVVCRQVVDGRELIGIRLNWHKRYITLGPVATVLGLAFKMSDPDGILGGPKDIGISVALVPTEAPGVEIGRRHLPAMQVFQNGPNRGRDVFVPLDALIGGAERAGHGWQMLMSALAAGRGISLPSLSAAAAAMCAHTTGMYARVREQFGIPVGKFEGVQEGLARLAGNAYLVEAARRLTCAALNQGVKPAVVSGIMKYHATERMRGSVNDAMDIHAGRAVIDGPSNYLGALYRAVPIAITVEGANILTRNLIIFGQGAIRAHPYLMPEILALGNPDEERGMEVFHDVFWRHLRHTGLNALRAIGRAWTGGMLAPAPSSGPVAGHYRRLGRYASGFALLADATLAQLGGGLKRREMISARLGDILSELYLLSAVLKRWEDEGRKHDDLPLVRWCMEQGYASIEKSMDQVLRNLPGRVLSWGLRVAILPLRLAKGPDDALTRECAELLLKPSPTHVRLAADLHREAGAAGDDPVGLLTRAFALADAVQPLRDRVRQSGVRDWREAHQRGAITDAQAAELEQAEALVSRVLQVDDFAPEELSPQAAKADPGEA comes from the coding sequence ATGGACTTCAATGCCTGGCGCCGCCGCCGCATCTCGGAACCCGCTTATCGCTGGGCGCGCAACGCGCTGCCGGCCATGTCGGCCACGGAGCGCGAGGCCATCGAAGCCGGAGACACCTGGTGGGACGCGGACCTGTTCACCGGCAACCCCAATTGGCGCAAGCTGCTGGACGTGCCCGCCGCCACGCTGACCGCGGACGAGCAGCGCTTCATCGAGGGCCCGCTGGCGCGGCTCTGCGCCATGCTGGACGAATGGGACATCACCTGGAACCGCCGCGACCTGCCGCCGGAAGTATGGGATTTCCTGAAGGCCGAACGCTTCTTCGGCATGATCATTCCGCGGCGCTACGGCGGCCTGGGTTTTTCGCCCTATGCGCACTCCGAGGTCGTGCGGCGCATCTCGGCCTATTCCATCACCGCGGGCGTCACCGTCATGGTGCCCAATTCGCTGGGGCCGGGCGAATTGCTGATGCAGTTCGGCACGCCGGCGCAGCGCGATTATTGGCTGCCGCGGCTGGCGGACGGCCGCGAGGTGCCGTGCTTCGGCCTGACCAGTCCCGAGGCCGGTTCGGACGCCGCGTCCATGGTGGATACCGGCGTGGTCTGCCGCCAGGTGGTCGATGGGCGCGAACTGATCGGCATCCGGCTGAACTGGCACAAGCGCTACATCACGCTGGGACCGGTGGCGACGGTGCTGGGCCTGGCCTTCAAGATGTCGGACCCGGACGGCATCCTGGGCGGTCCCAAAGACATCGGCATATCGGTCGCGCTGGTGCCGACCGAAGCGCCGGGCGTGGAGATCGGACGCCGCCATCTGCCCGCCATGCAGGTCTTCCAGAACGGCCCCAACCGCGGGCGCGACGTGTTCGTGCCGCTGGACGCGCTGATCGGCGGCGCCGAGCGCGCCGGACACGGCTGGCAGATGCTGATGAGCGCGCTGGCGGCGGGCCGCGGTATTTCGTTGCCTTCGCTGTCGGCCGCCGCCGCCGCGATGTGCGCGCATACCACTGGCATGTATGCCCGCGTGCGCGAGCAGTTCGGCATCCCGGTGGGCAAGTTCGAGGGCGTGCAGGAAGGCCTGGCGCGGCTGGCGGGCAATGCCTACCTGGTCGAAGCGGCCCGGCGCCTGACCTGCGCCGCGCTGAACCAGGGCGTCAAGCCGGCGGTGGTCTCGGGCATCATGAAGTACCACGCCACCGAGCGCATGCGCGGCTCGGTCAACGACGCGATGGATATCCATGCCGGCCGCGCCGTCATCGACGGCCCCAGCAACTACCTGGGCGCGCTCTACCGCGCCGTACCCATCGCCATCACGGTCGAGGGCGCCAACATCCTGACGCGCAACCTGATCATCTTCGGCCAGGGCGCGATCCGCGCCCATCCCTACCTGATGCCGGAAATCCTGGCGCTGGGCAATCCCGACGAAGAACGCGGCATGGAGGTCTTCCACGACGTGTTCTGGCGCCACCTGCGCCACACCGGACTCAACGCGCTGCGCGCCATCGGCCGCGCATGGACTGGCGGGATGCTGGCGCCCGCGCCTTCATCCGGTCCCGTGGCCGGGCACTACCGGCGGCTGGGGCGCTATGCCTCGGGCTTCGCGCTGCTGGCCGATGCCACGCTGGCGCAGCTGGGCGGCGGCCTGAAGCGCCGTGAGATGATCTCCGCGCGCCTCGGCGACATCCTGTCCGAGCTGTACCTGCTGTCGGCGGTGCTCAAGCGCTGGGAGGACGAGGGCCGCAAGCATGATGACCTGCCGCTGGTTCGGTGGTGCATGGAGCAGGGCTACGCCAGCATCGAGAAAAGCATGGACCAGGTCCTGCGCAATTTGCCGGGCCGCGTATTGTCATGGGGGCTGCGCGTCGCCATCCTGCCGCTGCGCCTGGCCAAGGGACCGGATGACGCCCTGACCCGGGAATGCGCGGAACTGCTGCTCAAGCCGTCGCCCACGCATGTGCGCCTGGCGGCCGACCTGCACCGCGAGGCCGGCGCGGCCGGTGACGATCCAGTGGGCCTCTTGACCCGCGCGTTCGCGCTGGCGGACGCCGTGCAGCCGCTGCGCGACCGGGTGCGTCAGTCCGGCGTGCGTGATTGGCGCGAAGCCCACCAGCGCGGCGCCATCACCGACGCGCAGGCGGCCGAATTGGAACAGGCCGAGGCCTTGGTGTCGCGAGTGCTGCAGGTGGACGATTTCGCGCCCGAGGAGCTGTCGCCGCAGGCCGCCAAGGCGGACCCGGGCGAGGCTTAG
- the def gene encoding peptide deformylase, producing MIHTILKMGDPRLLRVAAPVERFDTPELHALIDDMFETMAAAQGVGLAAPQIGVDLQLVIFGFDRNERYPDAPAVPQTILCNPVITPLSDEMEDGWEGCLSVPGLRGLVPRYRRIRYSGRDPYGQLIEREADGFHARVVQHECDHLIGRLYPSRIQDFSKFGFTEILFPDMDPNQDD from the coding sequence ATGATCCACACCATCCTGAAAATGGGCGATCCGCGGCTGCTGCGCGTGGCCGCGCCCGTGGAACGCTTCGACACCCCCGAGCTGCACGCGCTGATCGACGACATGTTCGAAACCATGGCCGCCGCGCAAGGGGTGGGCCTGGCCGCACCGCAGATCGGCGTGGACCTGCAACTGGTGATCTTCGGCTTCGACCGCAACGAACGCTATCCCGACGCGCCCGCCGTGCCGCAGACCATCCTGTGCAATCCCGTCATCACGCCGCTGTCCGACGAGATGGAAGACGGCTGGGAAGGCTGCCTGTCAGTGCCGGGCCTGCGCGGCCTGGTGCCGCGCTACCGCCGCATCCGCTACAGCGGACGCGACCCTTACGGCCAGCTCATCGAGCGCGAAGCCGACGGCTTCCATGCCCGGGTGGTGCAGCACGAATGCGACCACCTGATCGGCCGGCTCTATCCGTCGCGCATCCAGGACTTCAGCAAGTTCGGATTCACCGAGATCCTGTTCCCGGACATGGATCCGAACCAGGACGACTGA
- the gloA gene encoding lactoylglutathione lyase, with protein MRMLHTMLRVGNLDKSIDFYTNVLGMRVLRRNDYPDGKFTLAFVGYQDETEGAVIELTHNWDTDKYDLGTGYGHIALEVDNAYEACDKVKEKGGKVTREAGPMKHGKTVIAFVEDPDGYKIEFIQKKGRQD; from the coding sequence ATGCGTATGCTCCACACCATGCTGCGAGTCGGCAACCTCGACAAGTCCATCGACTTCTATACCAACGTGCTCGGCATGCGCGTCCTGCGCCGCAACGACTACCCCGACGGCAAGTTCACGCTGGCCTTCGTCGGCTACCAGGACGAAACCGAAGGCGCCGTCATCGAACTGACCCACAACTGGGACACGGACAAGTACGACCTGGGCACCGGCTACGGCCACATCGCCCTGGAAGTGGACAACGCCTACGAAGCCTGTGACAAGGTCAAGGAAAAAGGCGGCAAGGTCACGCGCGAAGCCGGCCCGATGAAGCACGGCAAGACGGTCATCGCCTTTGTCGAGGACCCCGACGGCTACAAGATCGAATTCATCCAGAAGAAAGGCCGCCAGGACTGA
- a CDS encoding 2-aminoethylphosphonate--pyruvate transaminase: MLLLIPGPVTTDARVKAAMAQDYAPWDNDFRQTYRQVCDGVLHAAQASPDEHAALALPGCGHFAVEAAIRSFIPAGGRLLAPSTGAYAARLQKLAGDAGRVAVPLSVGATERIDPQAVAKALEQDPTLTHLALVYSETGSGICHDVPELARIAHTLGRRVIVDAVSAFGALPLDLRALPAVEAVVLTANKCLEGMPGAAFVVARRDSLEAARGVAGSWSLDLADIYQQSLQPNAGPRFTPPAPTLAALAVALALHLEEGREARLARYTGNMRTLYDGVRELGLTPYLPPALQGPIVVNVRAPDAPTWNLQLFVDALKRRGYVLSNFYNTEQPSFRVGCIGAFGPDQMRQAVDAMGGALRDIGITREAAGNGAFFPLPLTA; the protein is encoded by the coding sequence ATGTTGCTGCTGATTCCGGGCCCGGTCACGACCGACGCGCGGGTGAAGGCCGCCATGGCGCAAGACTATGCGCCGTGGGACAACGATTTCCGCCAGACCTACCGGCAGGTCTGCGACGGCGTGCTGCACGCGGCGCAGGCGTCCCCCGACGAGCACGCCGCGCTGGCGCTGCCGGGCTGCGGCCACTTCGCGGTGGAAGCCGCAATCCGCAGCTTCATCCCCGCCGGCGGCCGCCTGCTGGCGCCCTCCACCGGCGCCTATGCCGCCCGCCTGCAGAAACTGGCCGGCGACGCGGGCCGTGTGGCCGTACCCTTGTCCGTGGGCGCCACCGAGCGGATCGATCCGCAAGCAGTCGCCAAGGCGCTGGAACAAGACCCCACGCTCACGCACCTGGCCCTGGTCTACAGCGAAACCGGCAGCGGCATCTGCCACGACGTGCCTGAACTGGCGCGCATCGCGCACACGCTGGGCCGCCGCGTTATCGTCGACGCCGTGTCCGCCTTCGGCGCGCTGCCCCTGGACTTGCGTGCCCTGCCCGCCGTGGAAGCGGTGGTGCTGACGGCCAACAAGTGCCTGGAAGGCATGCCCGGCGCCGCCTTCGTGGTGGCCCGGCGCGACAGCCTGGAAGCCGCGCGCGGCGTCGCCGGCAGCTGGTCGCTGGACCTGGCGGACATCTATCAGCAAAGCCTGCAGCCCAACGCCGGCCCGCGCTTCACGCCGCCCGCGCCCACGCTGGCCGCGCTGGCCGTGGCGCTGGCGCTGCACCTTGAGGAAGGCCGCGAGGCGCGCCTGGCGCGCTACACGGGCAATATGCGCACGCTATATGATGGCGTCAGGGAGCTGGGCCTGACCCCGTACCTGCCGCCTGCCTTGCAGGGCCCCATCGTCGTCAACGTCCGCGCCCCGGACGCCCCGACCTGGAACCTGCAATTGTTCGTGGACGCCCTCAAGCGCCGCGGCTACGTGCTCAGCAACTTCTACAACACCGAACAACCTTCGTTCCGGGTCGGCTGCATCGGCGCCTTCGGGCCCGACCAGATGCGGCAAGCAGTCGACGCCATGGGCGGCGCGCTGCGCGACATCGGCATCACCCGGGAAGCCGCCGGCAACGGCGCATTCTTCCCGCTCCCCCTCACCGCTTAA
- a CDS encoding M48 family metallopeptidase, whose protein sequence is MASTDQLELLFDEQQHDAPAGASPLSAAPKPPAPPRATPPKPLFPDLPPATAATSEPLLTPSPNAAARVPTPCPDPLPPGARWREVSTEQQPIGFVLLRSRRRSIGFVITDDGLRVTAPNWVTLTQVDDAVREKARWILAKLREWHARKQQLAMAHTRWQPGGELPYLGKRIVIGVGGDSRQANLSGDADAPQDGDTLWLALPSSADQGRIRDSAQAWLQQRAGAWFGARLAHFLQISGLKIQRWRLSSAATRWGSCTSDGNIMLNWRLIHFAPAIIDYVIAHELAHLREMNHSQDFWREVGQILPDFEDAKNILRRHDPASLPQF, encoded by the coding sequence ATGGCCAGCACTGATCAGCTCGAACTCCTGTTCGATGAACAGCAGCACGACGCGCCCGCAGGCGCGTCGCCGCTGAGCGCCGCGCCCAAGCCGCCGGCCCCGCCCCGGGCAACGCCGCCCAAGCCCCTCTTCCCCGATCTGCCGCCAGCCACCGCGGCCACGAGCGAACCTTTGCTAACGCCCTCGCCCAACGCGGCGGCGCGCGTCCCCACGCCCTGCCCCGATCCGCTGCCGCCCGGCGCGCGCTGGCGCGAGGTTTCGACCGAGCAACAACCCATAGGCTTCGTGCTGCTGCGCTCGCGCCGCCGCAGCATCGGCTTCGTGATCACCGACGACGGCCTGCGCGTCACGGCCCCCAACTGGGTCACGTTGACGCAGGTGGACGACGCCGTGCGCGAAAAGGCCCGCTGGATCCTGGCCAAGCTGCGCGAATGGCACGCCCGCAAGCAGCAGCTGGCCATGGCGCATACGCGCTGGCAGCCCGGCGGCGAGCTGCCCTATCTGGGCAAGCGCATCGTCATCGGCGTGGGCGGCGACAGCCGCCAGGCCAACCTGTCCGGCGATGCGGACGCCCCCCAGGATGGCGACACCCTCTGGTTGGCGTTGCCGTCCTCGGCGGACCAGGGCCGTATCCGCGATTCGGCCCAAGCCTGGTTGCAGCAGCGCGCCGGCGCCTGGTTCGGCGCCCGCCTGGCCCATTTCCTGCAGATCAGCGGACTGAAGATCCAGCGCTGGCGCCTGTCGTCGGCCGCCACCCGCTGGGGCTCCTGCACCAGCGACGGCAACATCATGCTGAACTGGCGCCTGATCCATTTCGCGCCCGCCATCATCGACTACGTCATCGCGCACGAGCTTGCCCATTTGCGCGAAATGAACCACAGTCAGGACTTCTGGCGCGAAGTGGGGCAGATCCTGCCCGACTTCGAAGACGCCAAGAACATCCTGCGGCGCCACGACCCCGCATCCTTGCCTCAGTTCTGA
- a CDS encoding lysophospholipid acyltransferase family protein: protein MARLRSLLYFLFLAVTVIPYAFACILWAPLPLHWRYKLTVGWPRLAIWGARFFCGIRWQVKGWENLPDGPAVLLSKHQSAWETLFFPAYMPREVCFVYKRELHMVPFFGWGLALLRMIPIDRAKGRDAFEQVVKQGQTRLDEGRWPLLFPEGTRVPPGKTGRFKMGGALLASRTGAVVIPVAHNAGECWRRNAFIKYPGMVTVSIGPAIESKGLSPDELNQKVQDWIEGEMRRLNPERYGQH, encoded by the coding sequence ATGGCCCGGCTACGTTCGCTGCTGTACTTCCTGTTCCTGGCCGTCACGGTCATTCCCTACGCCTTCGCCTGCATTCTGTGGGCGCCGCTGCCGCTGCATTGGCGCTACAAGCTGACCGTGGGCTGGCCGCGCCTGGCCATCTGGGGCGCGCGCTTCTTCTGCGGCATCCGCTGGCAGGTCAAGGGCTGGGAAAACCTGCCCGACGGCCCCGCGGTGCTGCTGTCCAAGCACCAGTCGGCCTGGGAAACGCTGTTCTTCCCGGCCTACATGCCGCGCGAAGTCTGCTTCGTCTACAAGCGGGAGCTGCACATGGTGCCGTTCTTCGGCTGGGGCCTGGCGCTGCTGCGCATGATCCCGATCGACCGCGCCAAAGGCCGCGACGCCTTCGAGCAGGTGGTCAAGCAGGGCCAGACCCGCCTGGACGAAGGCCGCTGGCCCCTGCTGTTTCCCGAGGGCACCCGGGTCCCGCCCGGCAAGACCGGCCGCTTCAAGATGGGCGGCGCGCTGCTGGCATCGCGCACCGGCGCGGTCGTCATCCCGGTGGCGCACAATGCCGGCGAATGCTGGCGCCGCAACGCTTTCATAAAGTATCCCGGCATGGTTACCGTCTCCATCGGTCCCGCGATAGAATCCAAGGGACTCTCCCCCGACGAACTGAACCAGAAGGTTCAGGACTGGATCGAAGGGGAAATGCGGCGTCTCAATCCAGAAAGGTATGGCCAGCACTGA
- the gmhB gene encoding D-glycero-beta-D-manno-heptose 1,7-bisphosphate 7-phosphatase — MKLIILDRDGVINQDSDSFVKNPDEWIALPGSLHAIARLTQAGWKVVVATNQSGLARGLFDMDTLTAIHTKMRRELAAAGGSIDAVFMCPHGPDDNCSCRKPKPGMFEQIGHRYDVDLAGVPAVGDSLRDLQASSSVGCSPWLVLTGNGKKTLAKGGLPDNTRVSDDLSAVVDTLLQDH, encoded by the coding sequence GTGAAACTCATCATCCTAGACCGCGACGGCGTCATCAATCAGGACAGCGATTCGTTCGTCAAGAATCCCGACGAATGGATCGCCCTGCCCGGCAGCCTGCACGCCATCGCCCGGCTGACGCAGGCGGGCTGGAAGGTGGTGGTCGCCACCAACCAGTCGGGCCTGGCGCGCGGCCTGTTCGACATGGACACGCTGACCGCCATCCACACCAAGATGCGGCGCGAGCTGGCCGCCGCGGGCGGCAGCATCGACGCGGTCTTCATGTGCCCGCACGGCCCGGACGACAACTGCTCCTGCCGCAAGCCCAAGCCCGGCATGTTCGAACAGATCGGGCACCGCTACGACGTCGACCTGGCCGGCGTGCCGGCGGTGGGCGATTCGCTGCGCGACCTGCAAGCCTCGTCGTCGGTCGGCTGCTCGCCCTGGCTGGTGCTGACCGGCAATGGCAAGAAAACATTGGCCAAGGGTGGCCTGCCCGACAACACCCGCGTGAGCGACGATCTGTCGGCCGTGGTCGATACCTTGCTGCAGGACCATTGA